Proteins from one Spirochaetaceae bacterium genomic window:
- a CDS encoding ABC transporter substrate-binding protein, with protein MHTFQRAVLGFLAIACASLLGAAAVSADQLDVKFSLDWKFEGPAAAYLLADDKGYFADEGLDVTIDTGQGSLEAIPRVASGVYQFGFADINSLIKFHDKNPDVGIKGILMVYDAPPFAIVTLARTGIETPKDLEGRILGAPAPDGAYAQWKAFVKANGIDASKVTIENVGFPVREPMLVAGQVDAITGFSFSSFLNLKSKGVAPEDIRVFLMSDYGLELYGNTVIVNPEFAAENPDAVSGFVRAIIRGWQDVVADPAAAVKHVLDRNLVAREPVELERLEMSIADNVNTAYVQEHGFGSVDLARLASSIEQIGVTYEFSGTPPAPEDVFTNEYLPAAAERMLQ; from the coding sequence ATGCACACATTTCAGCGCGCGGTGCTCGGCTTTCTGGCCATCGCCTGCGCATCGTTGCTCGGCGCAGCCGCGGTGAGCGCGGACCAGCTCGACGTCAAATTCTCGCTCGACTGGAAGTTCGAAGGTCCGGCGGCGGCCTACCTGCTGGCCGACGACAAGGGCTACTTTGCCGACGAGGGGCTGGACGTCACCATCGACACCGGCCAGGGTTCGCTGGAGGCGATTCCGCGCGTGGCCAGCGGCGTCTACCAGTTCGGCTTCGCCGACATCAACTCGTTGATCAAGTTCCACGACAAGAATCCGGACGTGGGCATCAAGGGCATTCTGATGGTGTACGACGCGCCGCCGTTCGCGATCGTGACGCTCGCCAGGACCGGCATCGAGACGCCGAAGGACCTGGAAGGGCGCATTCTCGGCGCGCCCGCTCCCGACGGCGCCTACGCGCAGTGGAAGGCGTTCGTCAAGGCGAACGGCATCGACGCCAGCAAGGTGACCATCGAGAACGTGGGCTTCCCGGTGCGCGAGCCGATGCTGGTGGCGGGCCAGGTGGATGCGATCACCGGCTTCTCGTTCTCGTCGTTCCTGAACCTCAAGTCCAAGGGCGTGGCGCCGGAGGACATCCGCGTGTTCCTGATGTCCGATTACGGCCTCGAACTGTACGGCAACACGGTCATCGTCAACCCCGAATTCGCCGCCGAGAACCCGGACGCCGTGTCCGGCTTCGTGCGCGCCATCATCAGGGGCTGGCAGGACGTGGTCGCGGATCCGGCCGCCGCCGTGAAGCACGTGCTGGATCGCAACCTGGTGGCGCGTGAGCCGGTCGAGTTGGAGCGCCTGGAGATGAGCATTGCCGACAACGTGAACACCGCCTACGTGCAGGAGCACGGGTTCGGGAGCGTCGACCTGGCGCGGCTGGCCTCTTCGATCGAGCAGATCGGCGTGACCTACGAGTTCAGCGGTACGCCGCCGGCGCCCGAGGACGTGTTCACCAACGAGTACCTGCCGGCAGCCGCGGAGCGTATGCTACAGTAG
- a CDS encoding TIM barrel protein has protein sequence MAHASITMLNSMADRDFETALDRHVAWGLRHLDVKDSVFGKRVADLSDAEAHCAAELIDARGLSVYCMSTQLFHGDVEVGEAAFRKAHLEPLERAISVARILRPNLFRLLSARTTRRGQVDNSIAWLRAEHPWVIACYREAVERLAAVGLRVTIENECHANILATPDEVTGFFAELDCGDAVNLTWDVQNMWQMGTFPTMEVYGELRPLLAYYHLKGGQAAAGGDALHWKSSLEDASWPVREITRQVVADGVSPVICLNGSHGQRKPGYPYDDVLARDLAFAREIAGGVETAGGER, from the coding sequence ATGGCACACGCTTCGATAACTATGCTCAACTCGATGGCGGACCGCGACTTCGAGACCGCCCTGGACCGCCACGTGGCGTGGGGGCTGCGCCACCTCGATGTGAAGGACTCCGTGTTCGGCAAGCGCGTGGCCGACCTGAGCGACGCCGAGGCCCACTGCGCCGCGGAGCTGATCGATGCCCGCGGGCTTTCCGTGTACTGCATGTCCACGCAACTCTTCCACGGCGACGTGGAGGTGGGCGAGGCGGCGTTCCGCAAGGCGCACCTGGAGCCGCTGGAGCGCGCCATCTCGGTTGCCCGGATTCTGCGTCCGAACCTGTTCCGGCTGCTGTCGGCGCGCACCACCCGGCGCGGGCAGGTCGACAACAGCATCGCCTGGCTGCGCGCCGAGCATCCGTGGGTCATCGCCTGCTACCGCGAGGCGGTCGAGCGGCTGGCGGCGGTGGGGCTGCGCGTGACCATCGAGAACGAGTGCCACGCCAACATCCTCGCGACCCCGGACGAGGTCACCGGCTTCTTCGCCGAGTTGGACTGCGGCGACGCGGTCAACCTGACCTGGGACGTGCAGAACATGTGGCAGATGGGCACCTTCCCCACGATGGAGGTGTACGGCGAGTTGCGCCCGCTGCTTGCCTACTACCACTTGAAGGGCGGTCAGGCGGCGGCGGGCGGCGACGCCCTGCACTGGAAGTCGAGCCTCGAGGACGCCTCCTGGCCGGTGCGGGAGATAACCCGGCAGGTGGTGGCGGACGGCGTCAGCCCGGTGATCTGCCTGAACGGCTCGCACGGACAGCGCAAGCCGGGGTACCCCTACGACGACGTGCTCGCGCGCGACCTTGCGTTCGCAAGGGAAATCGCCGGCGGCGTCGAGACCGCGGGAGGCGAACGGTGA
- a CDS encoding Gfo/Idh/MocA family oxidoreductase, protein MSYQREFERRLNVGVVGVGSHSYRNLLPTMHFLPVRLAAFCDRNLELAERTAAEYGVSACYADSAEMYRNEDLDAVFICVSPRVHSELACEALDAGVHVWMEKPPSINPAQVETMIEHRGDRVAVVGFKKAFLPATRKVIEIMARDDAGPLQGMTAEYRLQFPEGGAEVLTGPGLRNSFGDAVHPMAMMLAVGGEVAAVTAHPTPTRVGVCVLEFASGAVGTFSLVSARTMPLERYAFWGNWHVSVDNGSRITVRRGIPFAYGRTTSFAPDGIDSGAVVWEPQNTLATLENKSLFIQGFYNEMRYFCDCVLEGRPARQGSLEFALALMRTYEAALHSEGRRIELA, encoded by the coding sequence GTGAGCTATCAGCGCGAATTCGAGCGGCGCCTCAATGTCGGCGTGGTGGGCGTGGGGTCCCACTCCTACCGCAACCTGCTGCCCACGATGCACTTTCTGCCGGTGCGGCTGGCCGCGTTCTGCGACCGAAACCTGGAGCTGGCCGAGCGCACCGCCGCAGAGTACGGCGTATCGGCCTGCTACGCCGACAGCGCCGAGATGTACCGCAACGAGGACTTGGACGCCGTGTTCATCTGCGTGTCTCCGCGCGTGCACTCGGAGCTCGCCTGCGAGGCGCTGGACGCGGGCGTGCACGTGTGGATGGAGAAGCCGCCGTCGATCAACCCGGCACAGGTGGAGACGATGATCGAGCACCGCGGCGACCGCGTCGCAGTGGTGGGATTCAAGAAGGCGTTCCTGCCCGCCACCCGCAAGGTGATCGAGATCATGGCGCGCGACGATGCCGGACCCCTGCAGGGGATGACCGCCGAATACCGGCTGCAGTTTCCCGAGGGCGGCGCCGAGGTACTCACCGGCCCGGGGCTGCGCAATTCGTTCGGCGACGCCGTCCACCCGATGGCGATGATGCTTGCCGTTGGCGGCGAAGTCGCGGCGGTGACGGCGCACCCCACCCCGACCCGGGTGGGCGTCTGCGTGCTGGAGTTCGCCAGCGGGGCGGTGGGCACCTTCAGCCTGGTGTCGGCGCGCACCATGCCGCTGGAGCGCTACGCGTTCTGGGGCAACTGGCACGTCAGCGTCGACAACGGCAGCCGCATCACGGTGCGGCGCGGCATTCCCTTCGCCTACGGGCGCACCACCAGCTTCGCCCCGGACGGGATCGACTCCGGCGCGGTGGTGTGGGAGCCGCAGAACACCCTGGCCACCCTGGAGAACAAGTCGCTGTTCATCCAGGGCTTCTACAACGAGATGCGATACTTCTGCGACTGCGTGCTGGAGGGCCGCCCGGCGCGGCAGGGTTCGCTCGAGTTCGCGCTCGCCCTGATGCGCACCTACGAGGCAGCGCTGCACTCCGAGGGCCGCCGCATCGAGCTCGCCTGA
- a CDS encoding SRPBCC family protein — MPRVFAVEATIARPADEVWQALTDWSSAHRWMAGVDWLKAEGEAAVGTRITFRSRGQDRTSTIAAWQPGRSFVLRSEHGGVTADYEYAIEASGADSTRVTLTADCRMQGPWRFLAPLIRMAIRKADSGQLAALKHLLEG, encoded by the coding sequence ATGCCGAGAGTGTTCGCTGTGGAGGCGACCATAGCCAGACCCGCGGACGAGGTGTGGCAGGCCCTGACGGACTGGAGCAGCGCCCACCGCTGGATGGCCGGCGTCGACTGGCTGAAGGCGGAGGGCGAGGCAGCCGTGGGGACGCGCATCACCTTCCGGTCCCGCGGGCAGGACCGTACCTCCACCATCGCTGCATGGCAGCCGGGCCGGTCGTTCGTCCTGCGCTCCGAGCACGGTGGCGTGACCGCCGACTACGAGTACGCCATCGAAGCATCCGGCGCCGACAGCACGCGCGTCACCCTTACCGCCGACTGCCGCATGCAGGGTCCGTGGCGGTTCCTGGCGCCGCTGATCCGAATGGCCATCCGCAAGGCCGATAGCGGCCAGCTCGCCGCCCTCAAACACCTGCTCGAAGGCTGA
- a CDS encoding zinc ABC transporter substrate-binding protein, with product MRKKSRGQHGTLAWARALLGCTLAAAVLVSCGATKEGGGAPEAGQAASPASDAAAGAGSPDHPYRIAATIGMVADIVRQVAGDRGEVTAIIGEGVDPHLYVPTRSDVAALMEADIVFYSGLLLEGKMTDTLVRVARGGRPVHAVTELVDESVLLAPEEFAGHYDPHLWMDVSGWMQAVDAVTGALAEFDPAGREGYRQRAADYRATLAELHDYALHVIGSIPERQRILVTAHDAFNYFGRAYGLEVQGIQGMSTESEAGLDRINRLVDLLVTRQVGAVFVETTIADRNVRALIEGAAARGHEVAVGGELFSDAMGRPGTYEGTYVGMLDHNVTTVARALGGDAPERGFQGKLSHAVAAP from the coding sequence ATGCGAAAGAAGAGTCGTGGCCAGCACGGCACATTGGCATGGGCACGGGCGCTGTTGGGGTGTACCCTGGCGGCGGCGGTGCTCGTTTCCTGCGGCGCAACCAAAGAAGGCGGCGGCGCCCCGGAGGCAGGGCAGGCGGCCAGCCCGGCTTCCGATGCCGCAGCCGGCGCGGGCTCGCCCGACCATCCGTATCGCATCGCCGCCACCATCGGCATGGTGGCCGACATCGTACGGCAGGTTGCCGGTGACCGGGGCGAGGTGACGGCGATCATCGGGGAGGGGGTCGACCCGCACCTGTACGTGCCCACGCGCAGCGACGTGGCGGCGCTGATGGAGGCGGACATCGTGTTCTACTCCGGGCTGCTGCTGGAGGGGAAGATGACCGATACGCTGGTCAGGGTGGCACGCGGCGGGCGCCCGGTGCACGCGGTCACCGAGCTGGTGGACGAGTCGGTGCTGCTCGCGCCGGAGGAGTTTGCCGGTCACTACGATCCTCACCTGTGGATGGACGTGTCCGGCTGGATGCAGGCGGTCGACGCGGTGACCGGGGCGCTGGCCGAGTTCGATCCCGCCGGGCGGGAGGGCTACCGGCAGCGCGCGGCGGACTACCGCGCCACGCTCGCCGAGTTGCACGACTACGCCCTGCACGTCATCGGCTCGATTCCCGAGCGGCAGCGCATCCTGGTTACCGCCCACGATGCGTTCAACTACTTCGGGCGCGCCTACGGCCTGGAGGTGCAGGGCATCCAGGGCATGTCGACCGAGTCGGAGGCGGGCCTGGACCGCATCAACCGGCTGGTGGACCTGCTGGTGACGCGGCAGGTCGGGGCGGTGTTCGTGGAAACCACCATCGCAGACCGTAACGTGCGCGCGTTGATCGAAGGCGCCGCGGCGCGTGGTCACGAGGTGGCGGTGGGCGGCGAGCTGTTCTCCGACGCCATGGGCCGACCCGGCACCTACGAGGGCACCTACGTGGGCATGCTGGACCACAACGTCACCACCGTGGCCCGCGCTCTGGGCGGAGATGCTCCGGAGCGCGGCTTCCAGGGCAAGTTGTCGCATGCGGTGGCGGCGCCATGA
- a CDS encoding metal ABC transporter ATP-binding protein, producing MVVRDLTIAYRRRPVLWDVDLAATDGVITGIVGPNGAGKSTLLKGVLDLVPRVSGSVSIYGRPYRQQRRVVAYVPQRESVDWDYPVSALELVAMGLYRSLGWLRPVRRATREAARAVMDLVGMADYAGRQISELSGGQQQRLFLARALAQDAQIYFMDEPFAGVDAATERAIVELLQRLRRAGKSVFVVHHDLQTVSSYFDDLLMLNLRVVAHGPVAEVFTDDNLQKTYGGRLTLLDRAVDALGRGPGGRGRDG from the coding sequence CTGGTGGTGCGCGACCTGACCATCGCGTACCGGCGCCGGCCGGTGTTGTGGGACGTGGACCTGGCGGCGACCGACGGCGTCATTACCGGCATCGTCGGCCCCAACGGCGCCGGCAAGAGCACCCTGCTGAAGGGCGTGCTCGACCTGGTGCCGCGCGTGTCCGGCTCAGTGAGCATCTACGGCAGGCCCTACCGCCAGCAGCGGCGCGTGGTGGCCTACGTCCCGCAACGCGAGAGCGTGGATTGGGACTACCCGGTGAGTGCCCTCGAGCTGGTGGCGATGGGGCTGTACCGGTCGCTCGGCTGGCTGCGCCCGGTGCGCCGTGCCACCCGCGAGGCGGCGCGCGCCGTCATGGACCTGGTCGGCATGGCCGACTACGCCGGGCGGCAGATCTCGGAGCTGTCCGGCGGACAGCAGCAGCGGTTGTTCCTGGCGCGGGCGCTGGCTCAGGATGCGCAGATCTACTTCATGGACGAGCCGTTCGCCGGTGTCGACGCCGCCACCGAGCGCGCCATCGTCGAGTTGCTGCAGCGCCTGCGACGCGCCGGCAAGAGCGTGTTCGTGGTGCACCACGACCTGCAGACCGTGAGCAGCTACTTCGACGACCTGCTGATGCTGAATCTGCGCGTGGTGGCGCACGGACCGGTGGCGGAGGTGTTCACCGACGACAACCTGCAGAAGACCTACGGCGGACGGCTCACGCTGCTCGACCGGGCGGTGGACGCCCTCGGACGGGGCCCGGGCGGGCGGGGACGCGACGGGTGA
- a CDS encoding metal ABC transporter permease: MSYLPSWEQVVRVLLLSDFNTRVVVLGVALLGMAAGIVGTFTLLRKRALVSDAVSHATLPGIAAAWLVMVALGGTGKWFPGLLLGAAAGGLVAVGAVLTLRSVLRLHEDAALGVVLSVSFGIGVALLGLIQQMRRGSAAGLDSFIYGKTASMLSADALLIAVISLVLVVAAVLLFKELNLLCFDAPYAATQGFPVAFLDALMLALVVAVTVIGLQAVGLILIVALLITPAAAARFWTHDLRAMTVLAALLGASGGFVGAGLSALVPRLPAGAVIVVTTSVGFMISVLFGTRRGLLRVLVERHRGDRRIRREHLLRALFEQLEGQLGAMPGVRELAAMPVSRGQLARRRGWSRAELVSALRGARREGWLRPESATRQDLRLSAAGAERALQVVRNHRLWELYLIRYADVATSRVDRGADRIEHVLGPELVAELEEQLDRQSDRAAVAASPHELAGAAPPLPGVAAGAPAGLTRPS, from the coding sequence GTGAGCTACCTGCCCTCCTGGGAGCAGGTGGTGCGGGTGCTGCTCCTGAGCGACTTCAACACGCGCGTGGTGGTGCTGGGCGTCGCCCTGCTCGGGATGGCGGCGGGCATCGTCGGCACCTTTACCCTGCTGCGCAAGCGCGCGCTGGTGTCGGACGCGGTCAGCCACGCCACGCTGCCCGGCATCGCCGCGGCATGGCTGGTGATGGTCGCGCTCGGTGGCACCGGCAAGTGGTTTCCGGGTCTGCTGCTTGGCGCCGCGGCCGGCGGCCTGGTCGCCGTCGGCGCCGTCCTGACCCTGCGCAGCGTGTTGCGTCTGCACGAGGATGCGGCCCTGGGCGTCGTGCTGTCGGTGTCGTTCGGCATCGGCGTAGCGCTGCTCGGGTTGATCCAGCAGATGCGCCGCGGCTCCGCCGCCGGCCTGGACTCCTTCATTTACGGCAAGACCGCCTCGATGTTGTCCGCCGACGCGTTGTTGATAGCCGTCATCTCGCTGGTCCTGGTAGTCGCCGCGGTGCTGCTGTTCAAGGAGTTGAACCTGCTTTGCTTCGACGCTCCCTACGCGGCGACGCAGGGCTTTCCGGTGGCGTTCCTGGACGCACTGATGCTCGCCCTGGTGGTCGCGGTCACGGTGATCGGACTGCAGGCGGTGGGGCTGATCCTGATCGTCGCCCTGTTGATAACCCCGGCTGCCGCGGCGCGCTTCTGGACCCACGACCTGCGTGCGATGACGGTCCTGGCCGCGCTGCTCGGCGCGTCGGGCGGATTCGTCGGCGCCGGACTGTCGGCCCTTGTGCCGCGCCTTCCGGCGGGTGCGGTGATCGTGGTCACCACCTCGGTCGGGTTCATGATCAGCGTGCTGTTCGGAACCCGCCGCGGCCTGCTGCGCGTGCTCGTGGAGCGGCATCGCGGCGACCGCCGCATCCGGCGCGAGCACCTGCTGCGCGCGCTGTTCGAGCAGTTGGAGGGTCAGCTCGGGGCCATGCCCGGAGTGCGCGAACTGGCTGCCATGCCCGTGAGCCGCGGGCAGCTTGCGCGTCGGCGCGGCTGGAGCCGGGCCGAGCTGGTGTCCGCGCTGCGCGGTGCCCGCCGCGAAGGCTGGCTGCGCCCGGAGAGCGCGACGCGGCAGGATCTGCGGCTGTCCGCCGCCGGTGCCGAACGGGCGCTCCAGGTAGTGCGCAACCATCGGCTGTGGGAGCTCTACCTGATCCGGTATGCGGACGTGGCCACCAGCCGCGTGGACCGCGGCGCCGACCGCATCGAGCACGTGCTCGGTCCGGAACTGGTCGCGGAACTGGAGGAGCAGCTCGACCGGCAGAGCGACCGCGCCGCCGTGGCCGCCAGCCCGCACGAGTTGGCCGGCGCTGCGCCGCCGCTCCCCGGGGTTGCCGCCGGAGCGCCGGCAGGGTTGACGCGCCCGTCATGA
- a CDS encoding metal ABC transporter permease — MTWTALDTGIVVVAAVGAMACALIGSFLVLRRMSMMGDAISHAVLPGIAAAFLVTLSRDTAVILAGAALAGVLTAAFTQLIHQAGNVDRGAAMGVVFTTMFALGLILIVRSADAVHIDVHTVFYGAVELAPLNDVAVGGVRLPRALLILGPVFAADVAFVLLLYKELNLTSFDGEFARAIGFNARLIHYALMVMVAVTIVAAFESVGSILVIAMLIVPGVVAGLFTRRLWSLLLFGQAVALVCAVGGHLGAITVPRWFGLSDTSTAGMMTVTAGVVVAVALVAAPQRGLAARVLHRVRVAVGVGREDLLVELLRGEERDSPGARGRDLVREESSRIAGRSTRVDRTLALLAERMRGRVRRAGDGYRLTAAGRRLATGLLRSHRLWESYLFAEGDTDVGEVHFAAHQLEHVTSAGMRADLARGAGATDPHGRPIPEAPPADPGARRPADG, encoded by the coding sequence ATGACCTGGACCGCTCTGGACACCGGCATCGTGGTGGTTGCGGCGGTCGGCGCCATGGCGTGCGCGTTGATCGGCAGCTTCCTGGTGCTGCGCCGCATGAGCATGATGGGCGATGCCATCAGCCACGCCGTGCTGCCGGGCATCGCCGCCGCCTTCCTGGTCACGCTGAGCCGCGACACCGCGGTCATCCTGGCGGGGGCGGCGCTCGCCGGCGTGCTCACCGCGGCGTTCACGCAGCTCATCCACCAGGCCGGCAACGTCGACCGCGGCGCAGCGATGGGCGTGGTGTTCACCACCATGTTCGCGCTCGGCCTCATCCTGATCGTGCGCAGTGCGGATGCGGTGCACATCGACGTGCACACCGTGTTCTACGGCGCCGTGGAGTTGGCGCCGCTGAACGACGTTGCGGTCGGCGGCGTCCGGCTTCCGCGCGCGCTGTTGATCCTCGGCCCGGTGTTCGCGGCCGACGTCGCCTTCGTGCTGCTGCTGTACAAGGAGCTCAACCTCACCTCGTTCGACGGCGAGTTCGCACGCGCCATCGGCTTCAACGCCCGGCTCATCCACTACGCGTTGATGGTGATGGTGGCGGTGACCATCGTGGCCGCGTTCGAGAGCGTCGGCAGCATCCTGGTGATCGCCATGCTGATCGTGCCCGGCGTGGTCGCCGGCCTGTTCACCAGGCGGCTGTGGTCGCTGCTGCTGTTCGGCCAGGCGGTGGCGCTGGTGTGCGCCGTCGGCGGCCACCTGGGCGCCATTACCGTGCCGCGCTGGTTCGGACTCTCCGACACCAGCACCGCCGGGATGATGACGGTGACCGCCGGCGTGGTGGTGGCGGTTGCACTCGTGGCAGCCCCGCAACGCGGACTGGCCGCGCGCGTGCTGCACCGCGTTCGGGTTGCGGTCGGCGTGGGCCGCGAGGACCTGTTGGTGGAACTGTTGCGCGGCGAAGAGCGCGACAGTCCCGGCGCCCGCGGTCGTGACCTGGTGCGCGAAGAGTCCTCGCGCATCGCCGGCCGCTCGACGCGCGTCGACCGTACCTTGGCGTTGCTGGCCGAGCGCATGCGCGGCCGGGTGCGGCGCGCCGGCGACGGCTACCGGCTCACCGCCGCAGGGCGCCGGCTGGCGACCGGGCTGCTGCGCAGCCACCGGCTGTGGGAAAGCTACCTGTTCGCCGAGGGCGACACGGATGTCGGCGAGGTGCACTTCGCCGCCCACCAGTTGGAGCACGTGACCTCGGCCGGCATGCGCGCCGACCTGGCCCGCGGCGCCGGCGCCACCGATCCCCACGGTCGTCCGATTCCCGAGGCGCCGCCCGCCGATCCGGGCGCCCGCCGGCCGGCCGACGGCTGA
- a CDS encoding acyltransferase family protein yields the protein MTTPLAADSRTPRDSARDVPARYHGLDGLRALAMLLGIVLHATLPYFARIADIELMWPADDDQSLALLVLFDFIHLWRMPVFFLLAGFFAHLVLERRSIAAFIRDRLRRIAVPLVLFTVVMALILPVLWNYGWKGEYAVDLGVLDPLKWPYFASQPTPLAHLWFLWHLLIMYAVLLVLRRVGATRLGLAVRTVPPVASLARRSVAAVYARAPLALMAAAALLLAWRGGDESKPIFPPNVPDLLYGALFFFYGYGLWTRRASIRNLTHHGVLAVLWASAFAVYALHLAMLGALQVADGAGSSGVAATLALVEVLAQGCAVVLLTLALVGSCEALLRAPQPWVRWTADASYWIYLMHLPVVAWLTFWLAHLDRSGRLTALTGFAWGAGLKFLAASIVTTAVGLASYRYLVRYTPLGSLLNGKRSRRH from the coding sequence GTGACCACACCCCTGGCGGCGGACTCCCGGACTCCGCGGGACAGCGCGCGGGACGTACCGGCCAGGTACCACGGGTTGGACGGGCTGCGCGCTCTGGCCATGCTGCTCGGCATCGTGCTGCACGCGACGCTGCCGTACTTCGCACGGATTGCCGACATCGAGCTGATGTGGCCGGCGGACGACGACCAGTCGCTGGCGCTGCTGGTGTTGTTCGACTTCATCCACCTGTGGCGCATGCCGGTGTTCTTCCTGCTGGCCGGCTTCTTCGCGCACCTGGTGCTGGAGCGCCGCTCCATCGCAGCCTTCATACGCGACCGGTTGCGGCGCATCGCCGTGCCGCTTGTCTTGTTCACCGTCGTGATGGCGCTGATCCTGCCGGTGTTGTGGAACTACGGCTGGAAGGGAGAATACGCGGTCGACCTCGGCGTGCTCGATCCGCTCAAGTGGCCGTATTTTGCCTCACAACCCACCCCGCTGGCGCACCTCTGGTTCCTCTGGCACCTGCTGATCATGTATGCAGTGCTGCTCGTGCTGCGCCGTGTCGGTGCGACCCGGCTTGGTCTGGCTGTCCGCACCGTGCCGCCCGTTGCGTCGTTGGCGCGGCGCTCGGTCGCCGCCGTGTACGCGCGAGCGCCGCTGGCGCTGATGGCGGCGGCGGCGCTCCTGCTTGCGTGGCGCGGCGGCGACGAGTCGAAACCGATCTTTCCGCCCAATGTCCCCGACCTGCTGTACGGAGCGCTCTTCTTCTTCTACGGCTACGGGCTGTGGACCCGGCGCGCGTCGATCCGGAACCTGACGCACCATGGAGTCCTGGCCGTCCTGTGGGCGTCGGCGTTCGCCGTCTACGCCCTGCACCTGGCCATGCTCGGTGCTCTGCAAGTTGCGGACGGCGCCGGTTCGAGCGGCGTGGCCGCTACGCTGGCACTCGTGGAGGTGCTCGCGCAAGGCTGCGCGGTGGTGCTGCTGACGCTGGCGCTGGTGGGCAGTTGCGAGGCGCTGTTGAGGGCGCCGCAGCCGTGGGTGCGGTGGACGGCAGACGCGTCCTACTGGATCTACCTGATGCACCTGCCGGTCGTCGCATGGCTCACCTTCTGGCTCGCGCACCTCGACCGGTCCGGACGTCTCACCGCGTTGACCGGGTTCGCCTGGGGCGCCGGACTGAAGTTTCTGGCCGCCAGCATCGTCACCACGGCGGTGGGTCTGGCGAGCTACCGGTACCTCGTCCGCTACACCCCGCTCGGCTCGCTCCTGAACGGCAAGCGAAGCCGCCGACATTGA
- a CDS encoding AAA family ATPase, giving the protein MADRIDFRRWNVTRVGMEAWRNFSRQTEIKLRGRTFFVGPNASGKSNILDALRFLRDVAGSGLDEAVALRGGMREVRSLHARQFPGVRIAVDVGPRDGSAKWSYELHFRNHPNRHRPVVERECVRLDGKAIVDRPDKRDRQDAERLTQTHLEQVSENQAFWRAHGAKQSEAAFSDGTLRLLGLFWALAESGGPLLLEEPELSLHDALVSRLATLMARMNRKSGRQVLVTTHSAALLGDKGIDLAEVYLLVPGEEGTNVLCAADLDDVRSLVEGDLTPGEAIMPRAAPKDVHQLSFDF; this is encoded by the coding sequence ATGGCGGATCGGATCGACTTTCGCCGCTGGAATGTCACCCGCGTGGGGATGGAGGCGTGGCGTAACTTCAGTCGGCAGACGGAGATCAAGCTGCGCGGTCGCACTTTCTTCGTCGGTCCTAACGCCTCCGGCAAGTCGAATATTTTGGATGCGCTCCGTTTCTTGCGCGACGTTGCCGGGTCGGGACTCGACGAAGCGGTGGCGTTGCGCGGCGGCATGCGTGAGGTGCGGTCCCTCCATGCCCGGCAGTTTCCGGGCGTCCGAATCGCCGTCGACGTGGGGCCGCGCGACGGCAGCGCCAAGTGGTCGTACGAGTTGCACTTCCGCAATCATCCGAACCGGCACCGCCCGGTCGTTGAGCGCGAGTGCGTGCGTCTGGATGGCAAGGCCATCGTTGACAGACCAGACAAGCGAGATCGGCAGGATGCGGAGCGCCTCACTCAGACCCATCTCGAACAGGTCAGCGAGAATCAGGCTTTCTGGCGCGCGCACGGCGCCAAGCAGAGCGAGGCGGCATTCTCTGATGGTACTCTACGGCTGTTGGGACTGTTCTGGGCGCTGGCGGAGAGTGGCGGGCCGCTGTTGTTGGAGGAGCCGGAGCTGAGTTTGCATGACGCCCTGGTTTCGCGCTTGGCAACCTTGATGGCTCGCATGAACCGCAAGTCCGGCCGCCAGGTGCTGGTGACCACCCACTCGGCTGCGCTGCTCGGAGACAAAGGGATTGACTTGGCCGAAGTGTATCTGCTGGTACCGGGAGAGGAGGGCACGAACGTGTTGTGCGCGGCAGACCTGGACGACGTACGGTCGCTGGTTGAGGGAGACCTCACACCCGGCGAGGCAATAATGCCGCGGGCGGCGCCGAAGGACGTCCACCAATTGTCATTCGACTTCTGA